The following coding sequences lie in one Silvanigrella aquatica genomic window:
- a CDS encoding glycogen/starch synthase: MKKKLSLIFIFLFFYSCSKNEEKKFEDSSNKIDTSFNTECLTKFKSNQPKNDYDKFINFILEKASKNNYYLKNNEVKFENLNDKELVKLYDTMQDCKGKGQNIFSLLNIETKDSIWRRALSNETSLNNFKNSLKKYNEFNFNNENVFFNLVKINPDKENFSNYQIEKIIGSHITKSDLTNTNKLKFKKLNVLQVSIEAHNVIIGGIGTVLNGLIKAQNQHVDPVSGKKDINAIEITPFYDILKRDNSGEYEFVGYVKNFLDNKLYTTTVYKIKTPSEITQYLVQPDPKYNGYDLFYLNEEKNLYGKMLTQKNLEYFSSSVAAIATLYHGKNGGENIDILHSHIYPSGFANVLVKKLYNPLRKKVGLPKIYTAMTVHGATDEKGIYQSNFLNHVGFEKKPSSPEISLHILSLIESDIINAVSKGVINSYISDDPNVSFQMADAYTHLLKINRFVGIANGIDLENFNPIDKKVLGSLHVAADLSDLAAKKWEAKKILYDAGIISSPTKPLFLYVGRFAPEKGMELFSPFVNYIAKHNGQTVIMGKIIDTSLNKFLDNLKNSNIPDLKIYTDVKNDQLKILSSVNASKGNLIRFASDFTFIPSIFETFGIIAVEGLVMGSNLITTNVQGLQDITIPYNPITKNIDTFNSVIFKRDNDISISSANMTAALDIFNQTWNTLTAEKKEEVQKRAIEYAQKFSWTATGGACDQYKTLYIKAMEPLSPDEKKAHDLFKKSYLKYGYQDIERTTSE; this comes from the coding sequence ATGAAAAAAAAATTATCACTAATTTTTATTTTTTTATTTTTTTATTCATGCTCAAAAAATGAGGAAAAAAAATTTGAAGATAGTTCAAATAAAATTGATACTTCTTTTAATACAGAATGTCTCACTAAATTTAAAAGTAATCAACCCAAAAATGATTATGATAAATTTATAAATTTTATTCTAGAAAAAGCCTCTAAAAATAATTATTATTTAAAAAATAATGAGGTTAAATTTGAAAATCTAAATGATAAAGAACTTGTAAAACTTTATGACACAATGCAAGATTGCAAAGGAAAAGGACAAAATATTTTCTCATTATTAAATATAGAAACAAAAGATTCTATTTGGAGAAGAGCTCTTTCAAACGAAACTTCATTAAACAATTTTAAAAATTCATTAAAAAAATACAATGAATTCAATTTTAATAACGAAAATGTTTTTTTTAATTTAGTCAAGATCAATCCTGACAAAGAAAATTTTAGTAATTATCAAATTGAAAAAATTATTGGATCTCATATTACAAAATCAGATTTGACTAATACTAATAAATTAAAATTTAAAAAGTTAAATGTTCTTCAAGTTAGCATTGAAGCTCATAATGTTATAATAGGAGGAATAGGCACTGTTCTAAATGGTCTTATTAAAGCTCAAAACCAACATGTTGACCCTGTTTCAGGAAAAAAAGATATTAATGCTATTGAAATCACACCTTTTTATGACATTTTAAAACGTGATAATTCTGGTGAATATGAATTTGTAGGATATGTGAAAAACTTTTTAGATAACAAATTATATACAACTACAGTTTATAAAATTAAAACACCAAGTGAAATCACACAATATTTAGTTCAACCCGATCCAAAATATAATGGATACGATCTATTTTATTTAAATGAAGAAAAAAATTTATACGGTAAAATGCTCACGCAGAAAAACTTAGAATATTTTTCTTCCTCGGTTGCTGCTATCGCAACTTTATATCATGGCAAAAATGGTGGTGAAAATATTGATATTTTGCATAGCCATATTTATCCAAGCGGTTTCGCCAATGTCTTAGTAAAAAAATTATATAATCCTTTAAGAAAAAAAGTAGGATTACCTAAAATATATACTGCTATGACTGTACATGGAGCGACAGATGAAAAAGGAATTTACCAATCAAATTTTCTCAACCATGTCGGTTTTGAAAAGAAACCCTCCTCACCAGAAATAAGTTTACATATATTATCTCTTATTGAAAGCGATATCATCAATGCTGTTTCAAAAGGAGTTATAAATAGCTATATTAGCGACGATCCCAACGTCAGCTTTCAAATGGCGGATGCCTATACCCACCTTTTAAAAATCAATCGTTTCGTCGGTATAGCAAATGGAATTGATTTGGAAAATTTTAATCCGATAGATAAAAAAGTATTAGGATCGCTGCATGTCGCAGCAGATTTATCTGATCTTGCCGCAAAAAAATGGGAAGCTAAAAAAATACTATATGATGCAGGAATTATTTCCTCTCCAACAAAACCCTTGTTTTTATATGTAGGAAGATTTGCTCCTGAAAAAGGTATGGAACTTTTCTCTCCTTTTGTAAATTATATCGCTAAACATAACGGTCAAACTGTTATTATGGGTAAAATAATAGACACATCATTAAATAAATTCTTAGATAATCTTAAAAATTCAAATATTCCTGATTTAAAAATTTATACTGATGTAAAAAATGATCAATTAAAAATACTTTCTTCTGTAAATGCAAGTAAGGGAAATTTAATTCGGTTTGCATCTGATTTTACTTTTATACCTTCCATATTTGAAACATTTGGAATTATTGCCGTTGAAGGTCTCGTCATGGGAAGTAACTTAATCACAACAAATGTACAAGGATTACAAGACATCACAATTCCTTATAATCCTATTACAAAAAATATAGACACATTTAACAGCGTTATATTTAAACGAGACAATGATATTTCAATTTCTAGTGCAAATATGACCGCAGCCTTAGATATATTTAATCAAACTTGGAATACGCTGACGGCAGAAAAAAAGGAAGAAGTTCAAAAAAGAGCGATAGAGTATGCCCAAAAGTTTAGCTGGACTGCGACAGGAGGAGCTTGTGATCAGTACAAAACTCTTTATATAAAAGCAATGGAACCCTTATCACCTGACGAAAAGAAAGCGCATGATTTATTTAAAAAAAGTTACCTTAAATATGGCTATCAAGATATTGAACGCACAACTTCTGAGTAA
- a CDS encoding glycosyltransferase — translation MKIFNFFSQNLFKIFLLSIFLIFSCGKNNDIDGIKYMLQIISDKVKNNEKLLKVDEAIFIQFDDNYLFTFYHQIFEKRNESFLYAKIAFEVKDIIIRRYSSLNDREKKISIFNKLQFIKNNSFNKSAFYNLKCTIECNGELYLNNSKIQKENYFHKSNNKIVVLHISFEAPNARVGGIAEYLTGLTKAEKINNFNKSENIFEGRLLTPFYDFLKVKYLEKVNFIGFVPSYIDGKIVMSSIYQLEENKIVQYFIQPDFNYSNNKDKKGWEIFDVEEQAKLYHIAGSNDGWVYFSTASASFSVLYHGLNNDDNIDIIHVNGRNLALVNSLIIQKFNIKRNALGIKKIGIISTLHDTNETKLSISSQFYKRSGLLSKEKIKEVNLLIELIKNSNVVNIVSKTMMNETIKNKFWKNNEIAELLKMMKNNNLYIGINNGIFFDNYDVKSNLVLGKLSVEEDYSNYESKKREAKIMLFNKRIIGSNKKPLYLFVGRFVVEKGLDVLVSFAKDIVLNKGGQIVIMGNYGGKIIPQIIKELINISKDPIYHNLIKIYTNYENDQLEIMSESGVSKGKIIRFASDFTIVPSIQEAAGLVPIEALSMGSIVISSYLQGLKDQCTKPYGYLNSTNIINDINNFTCVPFERVENNSNLTFDNMNQSITHFLNEWNKLNQKEKTRIQIKLIQEAKSFDWNAKGGSLEQYIQEYKKINNLIEN, via the coding sequence ATGAAAATTTTTAATTTTTTTTCTCAAAATTTATTTAAAATATTTTTGTTATCCATTTTTCTTATTTTTTCATGTGGTAAAAATAATGATATAGATGGTATAAAATATATGCTTCAAATTATTTCAGATAAAGTCAAGAATAATGAAAAATTATTAAAAGTTGATGAAGCAATTTTTATTCAATTTGATGATAATTATTTATTTACATTTTATCATCAAATTTTTGAAAAACGTAATGAATCATTTCTTTATGCTAAAATTGCATTTGAAGTAAAAGATATTATTATTAGAAGATATTCTTCATTAAATGATCGGGAGAAAAAAATATCAATTTTTAATAAATTGCAATTCATTAAAAATAATAGTTTTAATAAATCTGCTTTTTATAATTTAAAATGTACAATTGAATGCAATGGAGAATTATATTTAAATAATTCAAAAATTCAAAAAGAAAATTATTTTCATAAAAGCAATAATAAAATAGTTGTTTTACATATTTCATTTGAAGCGCCAAATGCTCGTGTCGGAGGGATTGCTGAATATTTAACGGGTTTAACAAAGGCAGAAAAAATAAATAATTTTAATAAATCTGAAAATATATTTGAAGGAAGATTATTAACTCCTTTTTATGATTTTTTAAAGGTAAAATATTTAGAAAAAGTAAATTTTATTGGATTTGTGCCAAGCTATATTGATGGAAAAATTGTTATGAGCTCAATTTATCAATTGGAAGAGAATAAAATAGTACAGTATTTTATTCAACCTGATTTCAATTATTCTAATAATAAGGATAAAAAAGGATGGGAAATATTTGATGTTGAAGAACAAGCAAAATTATATCATATTGCAGGAAGCAATGATGGATGGGTTTATTTTTCTACGGCATCAGCTTCATTTTCTGTCTTATATCACGGCTTAAATAATGATGATAATATAGATATTATACATGTAAATGGTAGAAATCTTGCGTTAGTAAATTCGCTTATTATACAAAAATTTAACATAAAGAGGAATGCTTTAGGAATTAAAAAAATAGGGATTATATCAACTCTGCATGATACAAATGAAACAAAATTATCTATATCATCTCAATTCTATAAGAGAAGTGGTTTGTTGAGTAAAGAAAAAATTAAGGAAGTAAATTTATTGATTGAGTTGATTAAGAATTCTAATGTAGTAAATATTGTTTCAAAAACAATGATGAATGAAACAATCAAGAATAAATTCTGGAAAAATAATGAGATTGCCGAATTATTAAAAATGATGAAAAATAATAATTTATATATAGGAATAAATAATGGCATATTTTTTGATAATTATGATGTTAAAAGTAATTTAGTATTAGGAAAATTATCTGTTGAAGAAGATTATTCTAATTATGAATCAAAAAAACGCGAAGCAAAAATAATGCTTTTTAACAAACGTATTATTGGTTCAAATAAAAAGCCTTTATATTTATTTGTAGGAAGATTTGTAGTTGAAAAGGGTTTGGATGTTTTAGTTAGTTTTGCAAAAGACATTGTTCTGAATAAAGGTGGTCAAATTGTTATTATGGGTAATTATGGAGGCAAAATAATACCGCAAATTATAAAAGAGTTAATAAATATAAGTAAAGATCCAATTTATCATAATCTTATAAAAATATATACAAATTATGAGAATGATCAATTGGAAATAATGAGTGAATCTGGCGTATCTAAAGGAAAAATAATACGTTTTGCTTCGGACTTTACTATAGTACCCTCTATTCAAGAAGCTGCGGGATTAGTCCCTATTGAAGCTTTAAGCATGGGAAGCATTGTTATTTCATCGTATTTGCAGGGATTAAAAGATCAATGTACAAAACCATATGGCTATTTAAACTCAACTAACATTATAAATGATATTAATAACTTTACATGTGTTCCTTTTGAGAGAGTTGAAAATAATTCTAATTTGACCTTTGATAATATGAATCAATCCATTACTCATTTTTTAAATGAATGGAATAAATTAAATCAAAAAGAAAAAACACGTATTCAAATAAAATTGATACAGGAAGCTAAATCTTTTGATTGGAATGCTAAAGGAGGCTCTCTTGAACAATATATTCAGGAGTATAAAAAAATAAATAATCTAATTGAAAATTAA
- a CDS encoding NrtR DNA-binding winged helix domain-containing protein: MKTELFLIPIAAVSDSLRVLVTKDPSSDRQTFPSISLRQDLHLHGGIRRILSDLLSSSHLAELETWFHSARCKDRIVDVYDRDLLFEQSQSIAIVRAIALPQEFSANAKGIWLDAENLFSQDSILAPDSRLFLRECLNQVPLWVKNTTFTFELLSQIFSIQDLRLLVGMLSNQEIDPGNFHRRLKRLDILRPLVTGQQRVHRWEFAWEKSDILGAEGLIP, from the coding sequence TTGAAAACAGAACTTTTTTTGATACCTATAGCCGCAGTGAGCGACAGTCTGCGCGTGTTGGTAACTAAAGATCCTTCAAGTGATAGACAAACATTTCCAAGTATTTCATTGAGGCAAGATCTTCATTTGCATGGTGGAATTCGCCGGATTTTAAGTGATCTTCTTTCAAGTTCTCATTTGGCCGAATTAGAAACATGGTTCCATTCTGCTCGTTGTAAGGATCGTATTGTGGATGTTTACGATCGTGATCTCTTGTTTGAACAATCCCAAAGCATCGCCATTGTGCGTGCTATAGCGCTCCCACAGGAGTTTTCTGCCAATGCCAAAGGGATTTGGCTTGACGCTGAGAATCTCTTCTCCCAGGACTCTATTCTGGCTCCAGATAGCCGTCTTTTCTTACGAGAGTGTCTCAATCAGGTTCCTTTGTGGGTTAAAAATACGACCTTTACCTTTGAGCTGCTCTCGCAAATTTTTTCTATCCAAGACCTCCGTCTGCTTGTAGGTATGCTTTCCAACCAAGAAATCGACCCCGGCAACTTCCACCGCCGCTTAAAGCGTCTCGACATTTTACGTCCTCTCGTCACGGGGCAGCAGCGCGTTCATAGGTGGGAATTTGCCTGGGAAAAGAGCGATATTTTAGGGGCTGAGGGGTTAATTCCTTAA